Proteins encoded in a region of the Bradyrhizobium sp. CB3481 genome:
- the apbC gene encoding iron-sulfur cluster carrier protein ApbC produces MSVTQQQVLDSLKQVASPRGVPLTSANVLSAISVTDGKVFFSINVDAAEARAWESVRAQAETAVRAVPGVTTAMIALTAERKPGSPRPEAAPAPHRHAHGVQPASAHRPPQGPSPMSKQAEIPGIAAVIAVASGKGGVGKSTTALNLALGLRDLGLRVGLLDADIYGPSVPRLTGINEKPQLDDNRKMIPIQRFGLSIMSIGFLVEEDTAMIWRGPMVMSAITQMLRDVAWGTLDILVVDMPPGTGDAQLTLAQNVPLKGAVIISTPQDLSLIDARRGLAMFKKVNVPVLGIVENMSYFQCPECGTRSDIFGHGGARHEAERLGVPFLGEIPLHMSIRTTSDEGNPVVVSEPDGPHAAIYRAIGTNVRDQLQGAIAAA; encoded by the coding sequence GTGAGCGTTACGCAGCAACAGGTTCTCGATTCCCTCAAGCAGGTGGCATCCCCGCGCGGCGTGCCCCTGACGAGCGCCAATGTGCTGTCGGCGATCTCGGTCACCGACGGCAAGGTGTTCTTTTCCATTAACGTCGATGCCGCCGAAGCCCGCGCCTGGGAAAGCGTGCGCGCACAGGCCGAGACCGCGGTGCGCGCGGTCCCGGGCGTCACCACGGCGATGATCGCGCTCACGGCCGAGCGCAAGCCCGGTTCGCCGAGGCCGGAAGCTGCCCCCGCGCCGCACCGCCATGCGCATGGCGTGCAGCCTGCATCCGCCCACCGGCCGCCGCAGGGGCCGTCGCCGATGTCGAAGCAGGCGGAAATTCCAGGCATTGCCGCCGTCATCGCGGTCGCTTCGGGCAAGGGCGGCGTCGGCAAATCGACCACCGCGCTCAACCTGGCGCTTGGCTTGCGCGATCTCGGCCTGCGCGTCGGCCTGCTCGATGCCGACATTTACGGGCCGTCGGTGCCGCGGCTGACCGGCATCAACGAGAAGCCGCAACTCGACGACAACAGGAAGATGATTCCGATTCAGCGCTTTGGCCTTTCGATCATGTCGATCGGCTTCCTGGTCGAGGAAGACACCGCGATGATCTGGCGTGGGCCGATGGTGATGTCGGCGATCACGCAGATGCTCCGCGACGTCGCGTGGGGCACGCTCGACATTCTCGTCGTCGACATGCCGCCCGGCACCGGGGATGCGCAGCTGACGCTGGCACAGAACGTTCCGCTGAAGGGCGCGGTGATCATCTCGACCCCGCAGGATCTGTCGCTGATCGATGCGCGCAGGGGCCTTGCGATGTTCAAGAAGGTCAATGTGCCGGTGCTCGGCATCGTCGAGAACATGAGCTACTTCCAGTGCCCGGAATGCGGTACGCGCTCGGACATCTTCGGCCATGGCGGCGCGCGCCATGAAGCTGAGCGGCTGGGGGTTCCGTTCCTGGGCGAGATCCCCTTGCACATGTCGATCCGAACCACCTCGGATGAAGGTAATCCGGTGGTCGTCAGCGAGCCGGACGGGCCGCATGCGGCGATCTACCGGGCCATCGGGACCAACGTGCGCGACCAGCTCCAGGGCGCCATTGCCGCGGCGTAA
- a CDS encoding VOC family protein — MGVSVGVLDHFNIRTRNLAETVRFYEDILGLEKGARPNFAFPGAWMYSEGKAVVHLVDISKTDEAQKPDSGVVHHVAFASSGFDGMKRRLEQKGMAYDSRQVPGGDLWQIFVNDPNGVMIELNYEAAKEQSATAPAERRDDVGVR; from the coding sequence ATGGGCGTCAGCGTGGGCGTGCTCGACCATTTCAACATCCGGACCCGCAACCTTGCCGAGACGGTCCGGTTCTATGAGGACATTCTGGGCCTGGAAAAGGGCGCCCGGCCGAACTTCGCTTTCCCCGGCGCCTGGATGTACAGCGAGGGCAAGGCGGTGGTGCACCTCGTCGATATCTCCAAGACCGATGAGGCCCAGAAGCCGGATTCCGGCGTCGTCCACCATGTCGCGTTTGCCAGCTCCGGCTTTGACGGCATGAAGCGGCGGCTGGAACAGAAGGGTATGGCCTATGATTCCCGCCAGGTTCCGGGCGGCGATCTCTGGCAGATCTTCGTCAACGACCCCAACGGCGTCATGATCGAACTGAACTATGAGGCGGCCAAGGAACAGTCGGCCACAGCTCCCGCCGAGCGGCGGGATGACGTGGGAGTAAGGTAG
- a CDS encoding NAD(P)-dependent oxidoreductase, which produces MAKVAFLGLGVMGFPMAGHLVKKGGHEVTVYNRTGAKAKEWADKFGGRTAPTPKAAAEGQDFVMCCVGNDNDLRAVTIGADGAFAGMKKGAIFVDHTTASAEVARELDAASVKAGFKFIDAPVSGGQAGAENGVLTVMCGGKEDAYAAAEPIISGAYARMCKLLGPAGAGQLTKMVNQICIAGLVQGLSEGIHFAKKSGLDVPAVIETISKGAAQSWQMENRYKTMNEGKFDFGFAVEWMRKDLSICIAEARRNGANLPVTALVDQFYAEVEKMGGKRWDTSSLLARLER; this is translated from the coding sequence ATGGCTAAAGTCGCTTTTCTCGGTCTCGGCGTTATGGGTTTCCCCATGGCAGGACATCTGGTGAAAAAAGGCGGCCACGAGGTGACCGTGTACAACCGGACCGGGGCCAAGGCGAAGGAGTGGGCAGACAAGTTCGGTGGGCGCACCGCGCCGACACCCAAGGCCGCGGCCGAGGGGCAGGATTTCGTGATGTGCTGCGTCGGCAACGACAATGACCTGCGCGCGGTCACGATCGGCGCTGACGGCGCCTTCGCCGGCATGAAGAAGGGCGCCATCTTCGTCGATCACACCACCGCCTCCGCCGAGGTGGCCCGCGAGCTCGATGCCGCCTCCGTCAAGGCGGGGTTCAAGTTCATCGACGCGCCGGTGTCCGGCGGCCAGGCCGGCGCGGAAAACGGCGTGCTGACGGTGATGTGCGGTGGCAAGGAAGATGCCTATGCCGCTGCCGAGCCGATCATTTCCGGCGCCTACGCCAGGATGTGCAAGCTGCTCGGGCCCGCCGGCGCCGGCCAGCTCACCAAGATGGTCAACCAGATCTGCATCGCCGGCCTCGTCCAGGGGCTGTCCGAGGGCATTCACTTTGCCAAGAAGTCCGGGCTCGATGTTCCCGCCGTGATCGAGACCATCTCCAAGGGCGCGGCGCAGTCCTGGCAGATGGAGAACCGCTACAAGACCATGAACGAGGGCAAGTTCGATTTTGGCTTTGCGGTGGAATGGATGCGCAAGGACCTCTCGATCTGCATCGCCGAGGCCCGCCGCAACGGCGCCAATTTGCCAGTGACCGCGCTGGTCGATCAGTTCTACGCCGAGGTCGAGAAGATGGGCGGCAAGCGCTGGGATACCTCCAGCCTGCTCGCCCGCCTGGAGCGGTGA